In Bythopirellula goksoeyrii, a single window of DNA contains:
- a CDS encoding DUF1593 domain-containing protein, translating into MVVLTDIEADPDDTQSLVRLLLYANCIDIEAIVATTSVHQKNRVVPESIRRVIKAYGKVHANLQKHDPGYPAAQVLLDRITQGLSEYGMKGVGEGRDSPGSDRIIELLERADERPLWVSVWGGPNALAQSLYKIRETRSAEETKRLINKLRVYTISDQDDSAIWIRTEFPKLFYIVSPGRYGRSTWTAINNEFEGIDNMTISNDWLAKNIQQGHGPLGAEYPDVAWGMEGDTPAFLGLIPNGLNVPDRPDWGGWGGRYELYQPKDSDIEVGGSVEGGIPIEAESRPIWTNAVDTYAPRIAQMYGRSVRPADQTFSNNKVTLWRWRDHFQNDFAARMDWCLSTYSEANHPPVPALAHPEAFAVKSGEGFRLDAQGTIDPDGDNLSYTWMQYPEAGSAPLEVDIGIGPENVYQVYRVAPNVTETETLHFILKVTDKGSPPLSRYKRVIVTVEPAL; encoded by the coding sequence ATGGTCGTGCTGACGGATATCGAGGCCGATCCTGACGATACCCAATCACTAGTCCGCTTGCTATTGTATGCGAATTGCATCGACATCGAGGCAATTGTTGCAACGACCTCTGTTCACCAGAAGAATCGCGTGGTTCCCGAGTCGATTCGAAGAGTCATCAAAGCATACGGCAAAGTCCACGCCAACCTTCAAAAGCACGATCCGGGATATCCAGCAGCGCAGGTCTTACTGGATCGCATCACGCAAGGCTTGTCCGAATACGGCATGAAGGGGGTCGGTGAAGGTCGGGACTCACCCGGTTCAGATCGGATCATCGAGCTCCTTGAACGCGCGGATGAACGCCCACTCTGGGTCTCGGTGTGGGGCGGTCCGAATGCCCTGGCCCAATCGCTCTACAAAATTCGGGAAACGCGAAGCGCGGAGGAAACCAAACGCCTGATCAACAAGCTTCGCGTCTACACCATCTCCGACCAGGATGACAGTGCCATCTGGATCCGCACCGAATTTCCGAAGCTATTCTACATCGTCAGCCCCGGACGCTACGGAAGATCGACGTGGACAGCAATCAACAACGAATTCGAAGGGATCGACAATATGACGATCAGCAATGATTGGTTGGCAAAAAATATCCAGCAAGGACACGGTCCGCTCGGTGCGGAGTATCCTGATGTCGCTTGGGGGATGGAAGGCGATACGCCTGCATTCCTGGGTCTCATTCCCAATGGATTGAACGTCCCCGACCGTCCGGATTGGGGCGGCTGGGGCGGCCGCTACGAACTCTACCAACCCAAGGACTCCGACATTGAAGTCGGCGGTTCGGTCGAAGGTGGGATCCCCATCGAAGCCGAGTCGCGGCCGATCTGGACGAACGCGGTTGATACGTATGCACCGCGGATCGCTCAGATGTATGGGCGGTCAGTTCGCCCGGCCGACCAAACGTTTTCGAACAACAAAGTGACTCTCTGGCGTTGGCGGGACCATTTTCAAAATGACTTTGCCGCACGCATGGATTGGTGCCTTTCTACCTATTCCGAGGCAAACCACCCGCCGGTGCCGGCACTCGCGCACCCAGAAGCGTTTGCAGTGAAGTCCGGAGAGGGCTTCCGCCTCGATGCGCAAGGCACGATTGATCCAGACGGTGACAACCTTAGCTATACGTGGATGCAATACCCGGAAGCCGGCTCAGCGCCGCTGGAAGTCGACATCGGCATCGGTCCGGAGAACGTCTATCAAGTCTACCGCGTCGCGCCGAACGTCACAGAAACCGAGACCTTACACTTCATCCTGAAAGTTACCGACAAAGGCAGCCCACCGCTGTCTCGCTACAAAAGAGTCATCGTCACGGTGGAGCCGGCCTTGTGA
- a CDS encoding pectate lyase family protein: MYASVGRTVLLTIFISFPECSFAQEQLAFPGAEGYGKHTVGGRGGDVYEVTNLNDSGEGSLREAVEASGPRTVVFRVSGTIDLKKSLNIKKPYITIAGQTAPGDGIALKGHSLGIVANEVIIRHIRVRFGDESGEDKDAISGRYMSNIILDHVSASWSVDECVSIYHCENITVQWCLISESMYKSNHNKGNHGFGGIWGSNHSTYHHNLLAHHSSRNPRFASGCGNTDYRNNVLYNWGYNSCYGGEKHQQGNPKFNFSNINMVANYYKPGPATRPSEVAYRLANPTSRDGADDYGKWYVADNVVEGNDAVTADNWNGGVQPQGGSDDIAILRLEEPWPAMPIAQQTAGDAYQSVLEDVGATLPKRDALDERIIREVRSGTANYEGQTYKEDNAMPDKSKKSGIIDSQADVGGWPDLQSAPAPIDTDHDGMPDDWETRNDLDPKDPADGNNTADDGYTMLEHYLNSIE; this comes from the coding sequence ATGTATGCAAGTGTTGGCAGGACAGTACTTTTGACAATTTTCATCTCCTTCCCTGAATGCAGTTTCGCCCAGGAGCAACTCGCCTTTCCCGGTGCTGAGGGCTACGGAAAACATACCGTAGGAGGGAGAGGCGGCGATGTCTACGAAGTCACCAATCTCAATGATTCCGGTGAAGGCAGCCTTCGAGAGGCTGTGGAGGCATCGGGGCCAAGAACCGTGGTGTTCAGGGTCTCCGGCACAATAGACCTCAAGAAGTCACTGAACATCAAGAAGCCCTACATTACTATTGCTGGGCAAACTGCGCCGGGAGATGGTATCGCCCTGAAAGGACACTCGCTAGGAATTGTCGCTAATGAGGTGATCATCCGTCATATCCGAGTTAGGTTTGGTGATGAATCTGGCGAAGACAAAGATGCAATCTCCGGCAGATATATGTCGAACATTATTCTAGACCATGTGTCAGCAAGCTGGAGTGTCGATGAGTGCGTTTCTATTTACCATTGTGAGAACATCACGGTTCAGTGGTGTTTGATTTCGGAAAGTATGTACAAGTCGAACCACAACAAAGGCAATCATGGGTTTGGAGGTATTTGGGGATCTAACCATAGCACCTACCATCACAATCTGCTAGCGCACCATTCAAGTCGAAATCCACGTTTCGCTTCAGGGTGCGGGAACACCGATTATAGAAACAACGTACTCTACAATTGGGGCTACAACAGTTGCTATGGCGGCGAAAAACATCAGCAAGGTAACCCTAAATTCAATTTCTCCAACATCAACATGGTAGCCAACTACTACAAGCCAGGACCGGCAACTAGGCCTAGCGAAGTAGCGTATCGCTTAGCGAATCCTACATCGCGCGATGGAGCCGATGATTATGGCAAGTGGTATGTTGCTGACAATGTTGTGGAAGGCAATGACGCGGTGACTGCCGACAACTGGAACGGCGGAGTGCAGCCTCAGGGTGGCAGTGATGACATCGCAATTCTTCGACTTGAAGAGCCGTGGCCGGCAATGCCTATTGCCCAGCAAACTGCCGGCGATGCCTATCAGTCTGTACTCGAAGACGTGGGAGCGACACTTCCCAAACGTGATGCGTTAGACGAACGCATCATTCGAGAAGTCCGCTCCGGCACAGCAAATTACGAAGGTCAAACATACAAAGAGGACAATGCCATGCCGGACAAATCGAAAAAGAGCGGCATTATAGATTCTCAGGCAGACGTTGGCGGTTGGCCAGATTTGCAAAGCGCTCCAGCTCCCATCGATACTGACCACGATGGCATGCCCGATGATTGGGAAACTAGGAACGATCTTGATCCAAAAGATCCAGCCGATGGGAACAATACTGCGGACGATGGCTATACCATGCTAGAGCATTACTTAAACAGTATTGAGTAA
- a CDS encoding flagellar export chaperone FliS, with product MQQPGQSYLDNKVVTASQPRLQLMLLEGAVRFSKQAQQLWKEDAGFASVDQSLSRVAEILEELVRGASSGDSEISKSIEDQYAAIYRELASCRINQAPELLDACLELLQYHRETWKLVCEQIEAEAKPPQSPGAARIHLDFVPGESFSLEA from the coding sequence ATGCAACAACCGGGTCAGAGCTATTTGGACAACAAAGTCGTTACCGCTTCACAACCTCGGCTGCAATTGATGCTGCTGGAAGGGGCGGTGCGATTCAGCAAGCAAGCACAGCAGCTGTGGAAAGAAGACGCCGGATTCGCGAGTGTAGATCAATCGCTCTCCCGTGTGGCAGAGATATTGGAAGAATTAGTCCGCGGCGCATCTTCTGGCGATTCAGAGATTTCTAAGTCAATTGAGGATCAGTACGCAGCAATTTATCGCGAGTTGGCAAGCTGTCGGATCAACCAGGCTCCGGAATTACTGGATGCTTGTCTTGAACTCTTACAATATCATCGCGAAACCTGGAAGCTTGTCTGTGAACAGATCGAGGCTGAGGCAAAGCCACCACAATCGCCAGGCGCGGCTCGAATCCATTTGGATTTTGTCCCTGGTGAGAGCTTCTCGCTCGAAGCGTAG
- the fliD gene encoding flagellar filament capping protein FliD: MGRITTNVGLASGLPIKDIVDQLIEVSSAPRNILARRTEDLQAQQLAIGTLSAKLISIQFSLGKLTSSSLYAAKKATSSDATALTATISDSSSLVNSTYSFTPVRTATAQQLVSQRFDSKESTFTAQSFSFRTGGFVDKGISLEELNGGLGVRLGQIRITDKSGESDVVDLRFASTVDDVLDAINANATINVTAKAVGDSIQLVDNTGQASTLSVQEVNNGKTALDLGLSTISASGATTEALGNDVFYLHSGTRLSRLNDGTGVHFTNDAAEVDDLVFEFADDSGPIGLDLSGTKTLGDVVNAINDSTQLAGKVTASIAADGNRLELTDLTTGGGTFAVSNGVLGSAADDLGISKTAVGGTITGSRLVSGLRDTLLSSLNGGSGIEAPGNLEITNRNGVFSSIDLSAAETLGDVVNAINTQATDVTAAISDNRGGIVLTDTSGGSASNLLVASESGSTIAEDLGIVHDSAAEKVESGVLNRQLLSKATLLSSINGGRGISTLGDITITDTVGVRETIDLNQVDAEAKTIGDVIDRINASTLGVEARINDTGDGIVLVDTASGSGTIIVDDASGTVAADLNLLGESVEVDIEGVPTQVLNGTSSNSFAIEDDDTLADIVKKINDLDAGVTASLLNDGQGVRLSLTVEKTGAANALLLDFEEANFQFQQISKAQDALLQFGSVQESGGGILVTSSTNTFKEVVSGLSLTIQKASTTPVSITVASNDSGLVTAAEDFIASYNSLRDELKKLTDFDPTANTTGLLFGTSEALRVDTQLSRLVTDRHFGLGSFETLAEIGININGDGKLELDKAKFQEAYQTDPEGLQAFFGDDEKHGVASKFDSIVEQLAGETGGLLTNRTDSLQSTIESNSDRIAQLDAFLERQRETLLLQYAQLESILANFQATQSALSAFSPVPPIGSTG, translated from the coding sequence ATGGGTCGTATTACCACAAATGTCGGATTGGCCAGTGGTCTGCCCATAAAGGATATTGTTGATCAACTGATTGAGGTTTCCTCCGCGCCGCGAAATATACTGGCGAGAAGGACCGAAGATCTCCAGGCGCAGCAATTGGCGATCGGTACACTTTCGGCGAAGCTCATCTCGATCCAATTTAGCCTTGGAAAGCTAACAAGCAGCTCCCTGTATGCCGCGAAGAAGGCCACCTCAAGTGACGCTACTGCTCTGACGGCCACCATCTCCGACAGCAGTAGTCTGGTCAATTCAACTTACAGCTTCACACCAGTCCGCACGGCCACTGCCCAGCAACTTGTCAGTCAACGATTTGACAGCAAGGAGTCCACATTCACCGCACAGAGTTTCTCCTTCCGCACGGGCGGGTTTGTCGACAAGGGGATTTCATTGGAAGAACTCAACGGCGGATTGGGAGTGCGACTTGGCCAGATTCGAATTACCGACAAGAGTGGCGAAAGCGATGTGGTCGATCTGCGGTTTGCGAGTACCGTCGACGATGTACTTGATGCGATCAACGCCAACGCAACGATCAATGTCACTGCCAAAGCGGTCGGCGATTCGATTCAACTGGTCGACAACACGGGCCAAGCGAGTACGCTGTCCGTCCAGGAAGTGAACAACGGCAAGACGGCTCTTGATCTGGGATTGTCGACAATCAGCGCCTCGGGAGCTACTACCGAAGCCCTCGGCAACGATGTATTCTATCTCCACTCGGGCACTCGGCTCTCAAGACTGAACGATGGCACGGGCGTTCATTTCACCAACGACGCAGCCGAAGTAGACGATCTAGTGTTCGAGTTTGCCGACGATTCGGGCCCCATCGGGCTCGACCTTTCGGGAACAAAAACCTTGGGGGACGTTGTCAACGCGATCAATGATTCGACGCAGCTAGCCGGCAAGGTCACCGCGAGCATTGCCGCAGACGGCAATCGCCTTGAACTAACCGACCTGACAACCGGCGGCGGCACGTTTGCGGTAAGCAATGGCGTACTAGGTTCCGCTGCCGACGACCTTGGCATATCAAAAACTGCGGTTGGAGGGACAATCACCGGCTCCAGGTTAGTTTCCGGGCTCCGCGATACGTTGCTCTCGTCACTCAATGGGGGATCGGGAATCGAGGCCCCCGGGAATCTGGAAATCACCAATCGCAATGGTGTCTTCTCAAGCATCGATCTGAGCGCTGCTGAGACGCTCGGCGACGTGGTCAATGCGATCAACACTCAAGCCACCGATGTCACTGCTGCGATTAGCGACAACCGCGGTGGGATTGTTCTGACCGACACCTCGGGAGGATCAGCCAGCAATCTCTTAGTTGCCAGTGAGTCAGGCTCCACCATTGCGGAGGACTTGGGCATTGTTCATGATTCGGCCGCTGAGAAAGTCGAGAGCGGCGTTCTAAACCGCCAACTCTTGAGCAAAGCGACACTGCTCTCCTCGATCAACGGAGGACGCGGCATTTCGACTCTCGGTGATATCACGATCACCGATACCGTGGGTGTGAGGGAAACGATCGATCTCAATCAGGTTGATGCAGAAGCCAAGACAATCGGGGACGTGATCGATAGAATCAACGCCTCGACGTTAGGTGTTGAAGCACGGATTAACGACACGGGCGACGGAATCGTTCTCGTGGATACCGCTAGCGGAAGTGGGACGATTATCGTCGATGATGCGAGTGGGACCGTGGCTGCCGACTTGAATCTCCTGGGGGAGAGTGTCGAGGTAGACATCGAAGGAGTCCCAACACAAGTGCTCAATGGCACTTCGTCCAACTCTTTCGCCATTGAAGATGACGATACCTTGGCCGATATTGTCAAGAAAATCAATGACTTGGATGCTGGAGTAACAGCTTCGCTCTTGAATGATGGCCAGGGAGTTCGCTTGTCGCTGACCGTCGAAAAGACGGGAGCAGCCAACGCGTTGCTGCTAGATTTTGAAGAAGCGAATTTCCAGTTTCAACAAATCAGCAAGGCCCAGGACGCACTGCTGCAGTTCGGTTCGGTGCAAGAAAGCGGAGGGGGTATCCTCGTCACCTCGTCCACTAACACCTTCAAAGAGGTGGTAAGCGGATTGAGTCTCACGATTCAAAAGGCAAGTACCACCCCCGTGAGCATCACGGTCGCATCCAATGACAGTGGGCTCGTGACGGCCGCAGAGGATTTTATCGCCTCGTACAACTCGCTGCGAGATGAACTTAAGAAACTCACGGATTTTGATCCGACTGCCAATACTACAGGATTGTTGTTTGGTACGAGTGAGGCACTACGTGTAGACACCCAGTTGTCTCGCCTCGTTACGGACCGTCATTTTGGTTTGGGTTCATTCGAAACACTTGCCGAAATCGGCATCAACATCAATGGCGATGGCAAGTTGGAATTGGACAAGGCGAAGTTTCAGGAAGCGTATCAAACAGATCCCGAGGGGCTTCAAGCCTTCTTTGGGGACGATGAGAAGCATGGCGTCGCCTCGAAGTTTGACTCCATCGTTGAACAACTTGCTGGTGAAACGGGCGGTTTGCTAACCAACCGTACTGATTCACTCCAGTCAACCATCGAAAGCAATAGCGATCGCATCGCCCAGTTGGATGCCTTTCTCGAACGACAGCGAGAAACGCTCCTGTTGCAATATGCACAACTCGAGTCGATCCTCGCCAATTTCCAGGCAACGCAGTCTGCATTGTCTGCGTTTTCTCCCGTTCCTCCCATAGGTTCGACAGGTTAA